The region GATTTTGCCGACACAGCGGTGCAGTGGGAAGCCATTCCTGAATCTTTATTCACCTCAGCCCAATATGTGGTGATGGGCACCATTGCCCTGGCCTATCCCCACAGTCGGACTGCCACGAAGCAGTTAGTGGTATTGGTAAAAAAACACCAGGTCAAGATCTTTTTGGATATCAATTGGCGATCAGTTTTTTGGGACGATGAAACGCAAGCCAAGGAACTGATTCCCACTCTGATTACCCACGCCCAAATTTTGAAATGTACCGACGAGGAAGCGGTCTGGTTGTTTGGTTACCAAGATCCGGTCACCATCCACAACAAATTTCCCCACCTCCAGGGGGTATTAGTCACCGCTGGGGACAAGGGTTGTGCCTATTCCCTAGGCAAAAACTATGGAGAAGTCCCTGCTTTTAGGGTCAATGTGCGGGATACCACCGGGGCGGGAGACAGTTTTGTGGCAGGATTTTTAGCCCAAGCCCTAATCCATGGGGACAAATTATTCACAGACGCTCACCTCAGTTGTCAGGCTGTGACCTATGCCAGTGCCATGGGAGCTTTCACTACTCTCCATCCTGGGGCGATCGCCGGTTAATCTCATTAACGTTAAAAAAATGTTGTTAACATTACCTAAATGAGGACTAATTCTATATGGTCTCAGTAAGTACGGCTTCTGCAACCTTGTTTAACAATGTGTCGGCCATAACCCTGTTACAAATAAATGAAATTGTCTGTAAAAGAGTGAAAGCTCCAACAAAAAACATCCACCCGGAGGAGAAACTGGTTGGCTGAAAGCCCAACAGCAATGGCTAACCGGTCAACATCAAAAAAAGTATAGAATACGGTAAAAAGTACGATTGTTAACCGTAAATTTTTAGCATTTTCCCTGGTGACAATGAATACACCACCATTGCAGCAAACCACAGATAAACCTAAACTAAGGCTTAATTCCCCATTTAAGTCCCTAATGCGAATCCATTGGTGGATGGCCCTCGCCTATCTAATTGTATTTTGTACTGGTATCTTAATGGTTAATCTAGAAAGGGGACAATTTTTACGCAGTGAACTATACGACTTCCACAAATCCATCGGCATATTAACCATGGCATTATTGACCTGGCGAATTTTCACCTTATTACAGGTTTGGTGGCGTAAATATACCAAACGTATCCCCAAATTATCCCCAGCTTGGTGGCGTAACTTTACCCTCCACCTGAGCTTATATTTCTTTATGGGAGTGGTGCCAATTTCCGGATTTCTGCTTTCTAATTCCTTTAAAGCTAATAATGTGAGATTTTTCTCCATTACCTTGCCCGATATTTTCCCCGAAAATGAAGCCATGGTAGAAATCGGACGCAATGCCCATTTTTGGTTAGCCTACACATTCTTACTTTTTATTTTCATACACATGTTGACTTATTGGAAAATAATCAGAGCTAATTGGCGAAGATGGGTCAATTTTATCAACAAATTTCAACAGCAAACCTAATTTTTTATCAAGATCCATGGCGTGGGAAAACCCTCAGATTTATCCGTGGGGAGTGTCAAGACAAACCCAGTCAAGCAGGAAGCCCACGCCTTTAGCGGAGGGAGCACTCAACGACCGAGAAGATTTTCAATTCCTTCACAGCCACCGGGAATAGTTTTTCTAGTTAACGTCCCCCCCCAGGCACAGCAATAGCACCTCTGCTCCTCGCTTATATTTTTGGTATTACTGAAGTTGGCATTTTCCACCACTGCCCCCGTATATTCTCCAGTTTCGTAATTGGGAATATGGTTGCGACTGCGGGGACTGGCCTTATCCCCAGTGCCATAAAATAGCCTAGTTCCCTTCAGGTCAGCCCCATCAAGGTTGGCTCCGTAGAGCACCGCCCTGGATAGATTAGCCTTGACCAAATCCACTTGGCTGAGGTTAGCCCGGATGAGGTAAATCTCACTCAGATCCACCCAGCGCAGATCCTGCCCCACCAAATCCGCCGCCACCAGCATCACCCCCAGGTTAATTACCCTTAGGCCGTGGATGCGGTCTTCTTGGTAGCCCCCCATGCCATCAAAAATAGGGCGACCGAGGTAATAGTCCCGCTTGAGGGGAGTGAGTAGGCGGGATTGGGAAAGAAAGCGGAGAATTTTTGCCTTACCACCGGAATCCACACTGGCCAGAATGGCCGCCGTTCTTCCTTCAGCGAAGGCCCGTTCCTGGGGCCAATCTTCTAACATGCCTTGATCGCTCAAAGCTAGGTCTGAAATACCCTGAAAATAGGCGTCAATGGTCTGTTGCTGGGTGATGCGATTTTGTTGAATAGTCAAATCCTTGGAAATGACATATTGTTGCCAAGCAACGTACACTGCCAGCACAGCGATCATAATTTGCCCCAGGGCCCCCACCCATTCTGCCCAGGAACCAAATTCGTCGTATTTAAATTGATTGAGCCAATATTTGACAGAACTGTAAAGGCCTAGGTAATGGGCCAAAGCACCGCTTGCCAAGACAAAACCTAGCCCCCCCAACAGGGAACGCCGCTCTTGAACGGTGAGATAGTGCTGTATCCATGATTTGATGGTGGGGAGAATGACCTGCAAGGAAAACATCAGGGCTAACACCGCCGAAGTAAATCCCAACCAAGGCCAACGGCAGACTAACCCCAAGGCAATGCCCAGCACTGTCACCACCAGTAACCAAGGCATGGCCGGATCAACAGACTCTTGAAACACCCATTGGGGCAAAGAACGACGGGGCGGACTACTTTCCCCCGGCCCTAGGGCTGGAGGTAAATCGAACAACTCATTGGGCATAGCCAAAATATTCAGGACGAGGGCAATTCCTAGGATTTTAACCAAAAATATGTAGCGGGAAGTGCCACGCTCTAATCTTTGATTGAGCGATCCACCATAAACTATCGCGCAGGATAGTAGACGAAAGCCAAGTCATCGTGGTGGAAAACCTAGCTGTACGAAATATGATGCAAAATCATTGTCTTGCTAAGTCCATTGGACAAGTGGGATGGGGTCAATTTTGCACCATGTTGAAATACAAGTCGGAGTGGCAAGGAAAGGTCTATGTTGAATAGACAGATTCTTCCCATCTTCTAAAACCTGTAATATTTGTCTAAACAGAGTTGACAACCTTCCCCTGGATATTAGGTTTTGGCAGTGCGATAAATGTGGTGCTAAATATGACCGTGATATAAATACGGCACGCAACATCCGAGATGAAGGACTGCGTATTTTGACCTCGGGAACCGGGGATTCCGCCTATTGTCTAGCTGTAAGACAAGGTAGTAAAGGGCGCAAGTCTTCTACTACTTTGCAGGCTATTGGATAGGAAGCCTACACTGTAATCTTTGATTCAGCGTGGGTAGTTCACTGGATACCAGCGATGGTTATCCAAAGCGGCGATCGCCGTGAGTAGTTCCTTGGGCTGATGCACCAAAAAATCCGGCTCGTATTCCTGCAAAATGGCCGGCGGACTGAATCCCCAAGCCACGGAAATCATTGTTAACCGACTTTTCTTGGCGGCGCTGATGTCTCTGGTTTCATCCCCTACGTAAATTACTTCATCGGCCCTAAAATTATGCTCCTTCAACACCCGATTAATAATACGGTTTTTGCCAAATAGGGTGGTGCCTGCCTTAACAAAATCAAACATTTGTTCCAAATCATTGTTGCGCAAAAATATCCGCACATTATCCCCCAAATTAGAAGTGACAATGCCAAGCACATAACCCTTTTGCTTGAGTAGGGCCAACACTTCCTTAACATCTCCATAGGGTTTGAGGTCTTTGATTTCCTTGCCCAATTCCTTTTTAAACCGCTTCAAAATAAAGGGAATTTTAAAGGGGGAAACCTGGGAGTATTTAATAATTTCAGCCGAACTTAATTGCTTGAGGCGAGCCAATTCCACCTGGTCCACCGCTGGATAGCCAAACTCGTCCGCCAAACGATTGATAATGGCAAAAAAGGCATCGTGGGTATCGGCAATGGTGCCGTCAAAATCGAACAATACAGCTTTAATGGCCATGGTGAGGAGGGGGGCCAACTATTTGGTCAGTCTTTCATTGTAGATTAGCCTGGGCGTTCCGCCGTAACATAGCTGGTTTTATGCGCCTCAGGGCCGATGCGGTGAACTGTTGCTGCCAATCCGCCTCAGTGATATTAGCCAAAGCGTCTAACTCTGGGTTGAGATTGCCTTCGTAGGGATGAAAATCCGCCACGTCCGTGGGTTGGGCAAAACGCTCATTCCAGGGGCACACATCTTGGCAAATGTCACATCCCGCCACCCAACCTTGCAAATTGTTAGCGATCGCCGTGGGCAGGGTTTCCTCCCGATTTTCGATGGTGTGGTAAGCAATGCATTTGTTACTATCCACTACAAAGGGCGCCACAATGGCCTGGGTGGGACAGGCCTCTAGACAACGAGTACAAGTGCCGCAATGTTGACTGTGCGGGCGATCGCCGTTGAGGGGGATGTTAGTGACAATTTCCCCTAAAAATAACCAACTGCCGTAATCCCGACTAATCAAATTACCGTTCTTGCCCACCCAACCAAGGCCGGCCCGTTCGGCCCAGGCTTTGTCTTGAATGGGGCCCGTATCAACGTAATAGCGACTCTGTAAATCCGGCACCTGTTGTTCCAGCCACAAATTAAGAGCTTTGAGTTTTTTAGTTAAGACCCGATGGTAATCCCGTCCCCAGGCATAGCGGGAAATTTTACCAATCCCAGGCTGATCACTGCGGCGGTGGGAGGTGTAATAATTCAAGGCCACTGCAATCACCGACTGGGCCGACGGTAAAAGCTCTCTCACGTTTTGCCGTTTGGGATTATCCATCCAAGCCATGTCAGCGTTATAGCCCAGGGTAATCCAGCTTTGTAACCTTTGGGCTGCCTGATCGGTCTCCGTTGCCAAAACGTCAGCAATGCCCACCTGATGGAAACCGATCGCCAAGGCTTGGGCTTTAATGCGTTCCTCTAGGGGAGATTGGGACAAGGACAAAGGAAAAAATGAAGTTTGGGAGCTAAAACTTAGCTGTATTAACTATTAACAAACTACTCTAATTACTTAGTTGTCGTCAAAGGAGCCATGGCCCGCATCAAACTGGCCATTTCCAACGCATTCATGGCGTAGCCCCAACCGTGGTTGCTCTTAATGCCCGCCCGTTCTAGAGCTTGTTGCATGGTGTCCGTGGTTAAAATGCCAAAAATCACCGGCACCCCAGTCTGGCTGGCGATCGCCGCAATACCCTTGGCCGCTTCTCCGGCCACAAAATCAAAATGGGGAGTCTGCCCCCGGATCACCGCCCCCAGGCAAATAATCGCATCGTACTGCCCCGACACTGCCAACTTACGGGTCACCAACGGTACCTCAAAGCTACCGGGCACCCAAATATAATCCACCTGGGTACCTGTGGGGTCTACATCAATGCCATGGCGTTTGAGGCAATCTTGGCAACCGGAAAGTAATTTTTCCGTCACCAGGTCATTGAAACGGGCAATTACAAGGGCAAAACGAAATGGCCGGGCCGGAGGAGTAAACGACCCTTCATAAACTGTCATGGTGTAGTTCCCTAGATCGGGTTAGTGCTGAATCAAACTTTGCGGGGGCTATCCCCCACAGCATGGGTTCATCAACGGCCAGGCCGTGGGAGAAATATTACGGGGATAGGGCGATCGCCGCCCCTAGACGACCAGGAAGTTCAACAGGGCCACCACAATTACCAAAATGGCCCAAATACCGGAACCTAAATACAGCAAAGGCTTAGAACGGTCCCAGTTCTGGGGAGAAGCATAGGCCACTGGCACTCCCACCACCATCACGAAAGAAAAAAGCACCAGGGCCGCCAACGCAATCTGAAAAACAATGGACATTTTAGAGTTTCTCCTTATAAATTAGGCAAGACTGTCCCCGGCTGAAACCCTCGACAGTCGCTGATATGGGCAAATATTATCGTTGAATCTTTCCCTATGTAAGCTACCAAAATATGTGCCCTGAGGGAAGCACATAGCCAGATTACCCAGGGGTCATCGCCCAGCGACTTTGTCCAAGGTTTTTGTACAACCAACAAACTGGCGTCAGAATAAGATTCATCCTCAGGGAAGCAGGTCGATTTTTGGGAAACCAGACCATGCCTTAAATATTAAAATGGGCAGCGAGAGACTCGAACTCTCACGACCGAAGTCGCCACATTTTGAGTGTGGTGCGTCTACCAATTCCGCCAGCCGCCCTTGTTTTCTTCGGTGTTCAGATTATACGCATTTTTGCGCCCCTTGAGCAAGTTTTGATAGGTTTGGGAATCACTCCAACGATCAATTTCCCTGGCCCGGAGCACCGGCACCGGATGGGTCAGGTTTTGGGTTTGTAAATTCTTCAACATTGCCCCCATTTCATCTTCCCCCAGGCGATCGTATTCCCGGACTTGGTCAATAAAAGCATCCAGATTTAACAGTGGAGCCAATTGGGGAGAACCACCGGCCAACTTCATCAACACCGACATCACCACCTTGGAATCCTGCACCGCCAACAGGGCCGCCCGATCACAGCTAAATTCAGCACAGCGCACCCACTCCAACATCTGGGACTGGAGGGATTGGGTCAACACCGCACCCCAGTTGGGGATTAGCCCCGCCGCCAACACCATAATGTTAGCCAAAGTCAAATACACCCCATGCTCACATTTAAGGTGTCCCAATTCATGGGCCATCACCGCTTGAATTTCCGCCGGAGTCAACATATCCACCAGAGAAGTGTGCATCACCATAAAAGGCTTTTTACCCCGCATGGCAAAAGTGTAGGCATTGGGTTGGGGATTTTGTTGGATGTAGAGTTCCGGCGCTTCCAGGTCGAGAATTTTACAGGCATCCAAAAGCAGTTGATAGAGATGGGGCAATTGTTTTTCCCCTACCCGGACACTGGCTGCCAAATTATTGAGGGCAAAAAACTTTTCCGCCACGGAGCCTAGCAATCCCCGCACCATCAGGTCTAGGCCAGGAATCTGCTTCAAGTTGGTGGTGGCCATTTGGTCCAAAGGATGGCGAAAATGGTCTGCCTTTAATCCCACCAAGGGAATGGAGTTGCTGATAAATTCTGACATTTTTAAAACCTGGCCTAACTTCACTGTTCAAATTCTATTGGTTTCTGAGCGGGAGGACATTGTGACAGCAACCATTCACCATGAGCCCAGGACAAGGCTTCCCCTTTGCTTCAGTTTAAGCAAAATCGGATAAAAGCCCCCCAGTATTGGGAAATTTAGAGAACAAATTAAAACTTTATCAATACCTCCGAAGTCCCGGTTACCCAGGCGATCGCTAAGGTTTCAAGCTAGTCTAAACATGGTGATCAAAATTGTTCTTACTGGCGGAGGGCTTGCCCCCTTTGTCCAACTCGTACTGTATAATTGAGAGTCTGTATCCTGGCTTGTACGGTAAGTAACAGGAGGCACGCATATTCACTAAACGGAGACTAAGGGATTAGGACTTAAAACTTACATGGTCAGTCAAACTTCTACAGCAACTATTGGATTCACTCTCGAGGACTTTGCCGCCCTTCTTGACAAGTACGATTATCATTTCAGTCCTGGGGACATTGTCGCTGGGACCGTATTTAGCATGGAGTCCCGGGGGGCTCTGATTGACATTGGGGCAAAAACCGCCGCCTATATTCCCATTCAGGAAATGTCGATCAACCGTGTGGATGACCCTGAAGAGGTGCTCCAGCCCAATGAAACCCGGGAATTTTTCATTCTGACCGATGAGAACGAAGACGGTCAGCTCACTCTTTCCATCCGCCGGATTGAGTATATGAGGGCTTGGGAAAGGGTCAGACAACTCCAAGCAGAAGACGCCACGGTGCGCTCCAATGTTTTTGCCACAAATCGTGGTGGTGCTTTAGTCAGAATTGAAGGACTGCGGGGCTTTATTCCCGGCTCCCACATCAGTGCCCGGGAAGCGAAAGAGGATCTAGTAGGGGAAGACCTGCCCCTGAAGTTTTTAGAAGTGGATGAAGAGCGTAATCGTCTAGTGCTCAGCCATCGTCGGGCCCTAGTAGAGCGGAAGATGA is a window of Synechocystis sp. PCC 7338 DNA encoding:
- a CDS encoding M48 family metallopeptidase — protein: MKLGQVLKMSEFISNSIPLVGLKADHFRHPLDQMATTNLKQIPGLDLMVRGLLGSVAEKFFALNNLAASVRVGEKQLPHLYQLLLDACKILDLEAPELYIQQNPQPNAYTFAMRGKKPFMVMHTSLVDMLTPAEIQAVMAHELGHLKCEHGVYLTLANIMVLAAGLIPNWGAVLTQSLQSQMLEWVRCAEFSCDRAALLAVQDSKVVMSVLMKLAGGSPQLAPLLNLDAFIDQVREYDRLGEDEMGAMLKNLQTQNLTHPVPVLRAREIDRWSDSQTYQNLLKGRKNAYNLNTEENKGGWRNW
- the ribH gene encoding 6,7-dimethyl-8-ribityllumazine synthase; its protein translation is MTVYEGSFTPPARPFRFALVIARFNDLVTEKLLSGCQDCLKRHGIDVDPTGTQVDYIWVPGSFEVPLVTRKLAVSGQYDAIICLGAVIRGQTPHFDFVAGEAAKGIAAIASQTGVPVIFGILTTDTMQQALERAGIKSNHGWGYAMNALEMASLMRAMAPLTTTK
- a CDS encoding 30S ribosomal protein S1, which translates into the protein MVSQTSTATIGFTLEDFAALLDKYDYHFSPGDIVAGTVFSMESRGALIDIGAKTAAYIPIQEMSINRVDDPEEVLQPNETREFFILTDENEDGQLTLSIRRIEYMRAWERVRQLQAEDATVRSNVFATNRGGALVRIEGLRGFIPGSHISAREAKEDLVGEDLPLKFLEVDEERNRLVLSHRRALVERKMNGLEVAQVVVGSVRGIKPYGAFIDIGGVSGLLHISEISHDHIDTPHSVFNVNDEIKVMIIDLDAERGRISLSTKQLEPEPGAMLKDRDLVNEKADEMAEIFRQKRLAEAQGIPYEPPASVDDTDANDNDEEDESLAVSAVDE
- a CDS encoding HAD-IA family hydrolase; translated protein: MAIKAVLFDFDGTIADTHDAFFAIINRLADEFGYPAVDQVELARLKQLSSAEIIKYSQVSPFKIPFILKRFKKELGKEIKDLKPYGDVKEVLALLKQKGYVLGIVTSNLGDNVRIFLRNNDLEQMFDFVKAGTTLFGKNRIINRVLKEHNFRADEVIYVGDETRDISAAKKSRLTMISVAWGFSPPAILQEYEPDFLVHQPKELLTAIAALDNHRWYPVNYPR
- a CDS encoding cytochrome b gives rise to the protein MRIHWWMALAYLIVFCTGILMVNLERGQFLRSELYDFHKSIGILTMALLTWRIFTLLQVWWRKYTKRIPKLSPAWWRNFTLHLSLYFFMGVVPISGFLLSNSFKANNVRFFSITLPDIFPENEAMVEIGRNAHFWLAYTFLLFIFIHMLTYWKIIRANWRRWVNFINKFQQQT
- a CDS encoding pentapeptide repeat-containing protein — encoded protein: MVKILGIALVLNILAMPNELFDLPPALGPGESSPPRRSLPQWVFQESVDPAMPWLLVVTVLGIALGLVCRWPWLGFTSAVLALMFSLQVILPTIKSWIQHYLTVQERRSLLGGLGFVLASGALAHYLGLYSSVKYWLNQFKYDEFGSWAEWVGALGQIMIAVLAVYVAWQQYVISKDLTIQQNRITQQQTIDAYFQGISDLALSDQGMLEDWPQERAFAEGRTAAILASVDSGGKAKILRFLSQSRLLTPLKRDYYLGRPIFDGMGGYQEDRIHGLRVINLGVMLVAADLVGQDLRWVDLSEIYLIRANLSQVDLVKANLSRAVLYGANLDGADLKGTRLFYGTGDKASPRSRNHIPNYETGEYTGAVVENANFSNTKNISEEQRCYCCAWGGTLTRKTIPGGCEGIENLLGR
- the psbZ gene encoding photosystem II reaction center protein PsbZ is translated as MSIVFQIALAALVLFSFVMVVGVPVAYASPQNWDRSKPLLYLGSGIWAILVIVVALLNFLVV
- the queG gene encoding tRNA epoxyqueuosine(34) reductase QueG gives rise to the protein MKAQALAIGFHQVGIADVLATETDQAAQRLQSWITLGYNADMAWMDNPKRQNVRELLPSAQSVIAVALNYYTSHRRSDQPGIGKISRYAWGRDYHRVLTKKLKALNLWLEQQVPDLQSRYYVDTGPIQDKAWAERAGLGWVGKNGNLISRDYGSWLFLGEIVTNIPLNGDRPHSQHCGTCTRCLEACPTQAIVAPFVVDSNKCIAYHTIENREETLPTAIANNLQGWVAGCDICQDVCPWNERFAQPTDVADFHPYEGNLNPELDALANITEADWQQQFTASALRRIKPAMLRRNAQANLQ
- a CDS encoding carbohydrate kinase — translated: MAEVVCFGEMLFDCLADQLGVPLEQVKSWTNYAGGAPANVACALVKQAISTAFIGRLGADRAGQELKTVLQQCQVNVDGLQIDPHRPTRLVYVTRTWDGDRHFAGFGAYHTGDFADTAVQWEAIPESLFTSAQYVVMGTIALAYPHSRTATKQLVVLVKKHQVKIFLDINWRSVFWDDETQAKELIPTLITHAQILKCTDEEAVWLFGYQDPVTIHNKFPHLQGVLVTAGDKGCAYSLGKNYGEVPAFRVNVRDTTGAGDSFVAGFLAQALIHGDKLFTDAHLSCQAVTYASAMGAFTTLHPGAIAG
- a CDS encoding zinc ribbon domain-containing protein translates to MCLNRVDNLPLDIRFWQCDKCGAKYDRDINTARNIRDEGLRILTSGTGDSAYCLAVRQGSKGRKSSTTLQAIG